GCGCTCCGCTGCCTCGGTCCCGAAGACATAGCACTCGTCCGGCTCGGCACCGCGGTTGCGGGCCTTGTCCTTGAGTGTCCATGAGCCGTAGGTCGAGAAGACGATGTCGCGCTCCAGACAATAGGTCTCGACCAGACGGCCGATCACGGACTTGATGCCTTCGTGGGTCTGCGACGGGCTCATGATCTCGACCTCTCCTTCCAGGTAGGCGATCCGCGGGGCGGAATGATCGCCGCGCATCACGAGAAGACGCTCGTAGTCATCCCAGCTCACGCCGGAGAAGTGGATGATGCCGTCATGGGTCGGTTCAGGGTCGGGTTGCCGATATCGGGCCTGACTGGACATGAGGTTTGGTCTCCGATGCCGATCGTTTCACACCGCGCACGGCGCCATCGATACTCGCACGGCAGTGCGTGCGAGATCCATGGCGCTTTCCGATAGGATAAACGCTTTTCGGATCGGGGCGCGGGGTCCCGGGTCGGAAATCCATCGCGCCGGGCCGGCCACGGGTCGCAGCGCCACGGAGGAAACGGCATGTCGCAAGACCTTCTGATTGTCCTTCTCATGCTGGGCGCCGCGATCCTGATGTTCGCGCTCAACAAGCCGCGGGTGGATGCCGTGGCCCTCATCATGATGGTGGCCTTGCCCTTTACGGGCGTCATCTCGGTCCAGGAGGCGCTCGCCGGTTTCAGTAATCCCAATATCGTCCTGATCGCAGCCATGTTCGTGATCGGCGAGGCGCTGGCCCGCACCGGGGTGGCTCGCGGCATCGGCGACTGGCTGGCCAACCGCGGCGGCCACAGCGCCTGGCGACTCTTGGTGCTGCTGATGCTCTCGGTGGGTTTTCTCGGCTCGGTCATGAGCTCGACCGGGGTCGTCGCCATCTTTATCCCGGTGGTGCTGCGCATCGCGAGCCGGCGCCGCATCCCGGCGAGCCAGCTCATGATGCCGATGGCCTATGCGGCACTGATCAGCGGCATGATGACCTTGGTCGCCACCTCGCCCAATCTGGTGATCAACTACGAGCTCGTGCGCACCGGCGAGGAGGGCTTCAACTTCTTCTCCTTTACGCCCTTCGGGTTGCCGATCCTACTGATGGCGACCCTCTATATGCTGGTCACGCAGCGCTGGCTGCGTCCCAAGACATCCGAGGCGCCGACCGCCCGGATGCGCCCGAAACTGATGCAGTGGGTCGAGCGCTACCGGCTCGCCGATCGCGAGTACCGCGTGCGGGTGCGACCCGACTCGCCCTTGCTCGGCAGAACGCTGGGCGAGCTGGATCTGCCCGCGAAGATCGGTGTGCGGATCATCCTCATCGAGCGTGGTCTCGGGCGTGCGCGCCAATTGCTCCCGCGCACGCCGCAGACCGCTCTGCAAGCGCACGACATCCTCTTGATCGACGTCGACTTGGAGGAAAAGCACATCGACGTGACCGAGTTCTGCGAGCGCTACGGGGTCGAACTTCTGCCGCGCACGGGTCGCTATTTCGTCGACCGCTCGCAGGACATCGGCATGGTGGAGATCATGATCGCGGACGAGTCGCGCTTTGCCGGCAAGACGATCGCGGAGGCGGAGGTGATGGTCCGTTCCGAGCTGACCGTGGTCGGGATGCGGCGCGGCCCGGAGGCCCATGCACCGCACGGCCTGCGCGCCGAGACCCTGAAGATCGGCGATACCCTGCTGCTCGTCGGCCCCTGGAAGACGATCCGCCGCCTGCAGGAGGATACGCGCGATCTGATCGTGCTCAATCTGCCCAAGGAGTTCGACGAATATCTTCCGGCGGCCAAACGCGCGCCTTACGCGGTTCTGACGCTCGTCGTCGTCGTGACACTGATGGCGACCGGCCTTGTCCCGAACGTCCAGGCCGCTCTGATCGGCTGTCTCATGATGGGGCTTTTTCGCTGCATCGATCTGGACAAGGCGTACCGCTCGATCCAGCTCAGGAGCATCGTCATGATCGTGGGCATGATGCCCTTCGCGCTCGCCTTGGACCGCACCGGCGGGGTCGACATCGCGGCAAACGCCTTGGTGGCCTGGATCGGGGACGCCGGTCCCCATGTGGTGCTCGGTGTCTTGTTCGCCATCACGGTGCTGCTGGGCCTCTTCATCGTGAACACGGCCAATGCGGTCCTGATGATCCCGGTCGCACTCGCCGTCGCCGAAGCCTTGGGCGCATCGCCCTACCCCTTTGCCATGATCATCGCTCTCGCGGCATCGAGCGCCTTCATGACGCCTATCTCGCCCATCAACACCTTGGTCGCGACCGCGGGCAACTACACCTTTGCCGATTTCATTCGCATCGGCTTGCCCCTGACGCTCTTGGTGATGATCATGAGCGTCCTCCTGGTGCCTTGGCTGCTGCCGCTCTCTTAAACCGCGCCCCACGCGGCATGCCATGTGTTTGGATGGGATCGGCCCCGGCGGATTGAGCGACCGCTGGAGCCGGCGCGGCTTAAGAGATTAAAAAACATATGATTTTAAACCGCGTCTCCACAAAGGTCGGAAAAATCCCTAAGCCCAACACAACATGACAATCACGCATTTCACTCTGGACGCGGTTTAACCGATGACGATCCGCCGACCAACCCGCTTGGCCCGCTTCGTTCCGAGGCGGCTGGCCTCGTTCCGGTTTGCCATCCTCCTCCTCTTCTTGGTCCCGATGATGGTCACGGTCATGGCCATCGTCTACAAGATGTCGGAGCGCGCAGAGTCGGTCGTCTATCAGCTGTCGAGCCGGATCGTCGAGGAGATCGGGGAGAAGGTGGTCGCACGCGCGACCGGGATCGTGCGGACGGCGGAGGGCCATCTCCTGTCGAATGCCGCGGTCGCCGCCGCGACGCGTGTCATCCCCGGACAGGTCCTCTTCTCCGACCTCTTCTGGCAACAAGTGGTCTTCACCCCGGAGCTGACCGGCATCTATATCGCCGATCAGGCCGGCAACTTCGTACAGGCCCGGACCGAGCCCGAGCCCGCGACCCGGGTCATCGACCGCGGGGTCACGCCGCCGACGGAGCGCATCATCGTCCGCGATCGCGACTATCGTCCGCTCGCGCACCTCGAGCGGGAGCCCGCATTCGACCCGCGCGAGCGTCCCTGGTACGGCAACACCCGCCCGGAGCGGCGCCTGCAATGGACCGACGCCTATCGGTTCAGTGGGTCGGGCCGCTTGGGGATCACGGTCACCTACCCGCTCCTGGACGGCGAAGGCCGTATCCTGGCCGTGCTGGGAGCGGACGCGACGCTCGACAGCCTCTCGGCGTTTCTCTCGCGCCAAGACATCGGGCCCAACAGCGCGGCCTTCCTGCTCGACGAGCGCGATCGGCTCATCGCCTATCCGCATCGTCTCGGGATCGGCGGCGGCTCGGACACTGGCCCAAACGTAGGCCCAAACTTAGGCTCAGCGGATACAAACGGCTTGCCGATAGCGAGCGAGGTCGCGCTGCCTTGGGTCAGGAACGCCCTAGGCTCGATCGGGCCTTTCGGCGCCTCGGCCCGATCCGACCACGCCTATCGGTCCGTCACGCACGGCCGCACCTACCTCGCTCACGTGATCTATTTCGGCGAAGGGTTCGGCCTGCCGTGGCGGTTGGTCATCGTCTTGGACGAGGCGGATCTCCTGAGCGAGGCGCAGCGCGCCCTGCAGGAATCCATCGTGATCTCGGCGATCATCGTCATGCTTGCACTCTTCGTGGTCTATCCGATGGCGGCGACCTTTGCGGAGTCCGTCGAGCAGCTCACCCGCAACACCCAGCTGCTGCGTCTCTTCCGCCCCGCCGAGGTCGTCCCGGTCACGTCGGCGTTTCGCGAGATCCGCGAGATGGACCAGGCGATTTGCAGCATGCGCGATACCATGGTGCTCGTGGAGAGTCGGCTGCCGACGGAGGTCGTCCGAGCGCTCGCGACCGGGACCCTCAAGGCCGAGGAGCCTGAATTCATCCGCTTGTGCGAGCTGGGTTTTTCAAAGTACCGTGCAGGCGCTTGGGACGAGGCAATCGCGGCCTTCAGCGAGGCTCTGGTCTATGCGCCCGACGATCGGGCATGCGCGCTCTTGATCGCGCACTGCGAGCGACTGCGGTCCGACGGCGCCGCCGCTCCGCCCCGCGGCCCGAACGATTCGATCATCACCCGAGCTTGACGAGGACCGCTCCTCATGGCCGATGAAGAACGCATCGACGAGGCGATCGACCGACTGCAACGCGTCATCCGCTTGCTCGGCGAGCGACAAGAGTTTCTCGATCGACGGATCTCGGTGCTGTCGAGGCTGGCCTTGTTCGATCTCTTCGCCGTCGTCCTGACGATCTCGTTGCTGATCATCATCCTGTCTGTCCAAGCGCCCGAGCTTCGCAATGCCGTGGCAACCATGAACATCCACTTCGGCGCCATGTCGGACGACATGTTCAGCATTCGCCGCAGCATGGCCCGGATGACCGAGGATGTCGCCAGCCTTTCGGGAAT
The sequence above is drawn from the Thiocapsa rosea genome and encodes:
- a CDS encoding PDC sensor domain-containing protein: MTIRRPTRLARFVPRRLASFRFAILLLFLVPMMVTVMAIVYKMSERAESVVYQLSSRIVEEIGEKVVARATGIVRTAEGHLLSNAAVAAATRVIPGQVLFSDLFWQQVVFTPELTGIYIADQAGNFVQARTEPEPATRVIDRGVTPPTERIIVRDRDYRPLAHLEREPAFDPRERPWYGNTRPERRLQWTDAYRFSGSGRLGITVTYPLLDGEGRILAVLGADATLDSLSAFLSRQDIGPNSAAFLLDERDRLIAYPHRLGIGGGSDTGPNVGPNLGSADTNGLPIASEVALPWVRNALGSIGPFGASARSDHAYRSVTHGRTYLAHVIYFGEGFGLPWRLVIVLDEADLLSEAQRALQESIVISAIIVMLALFVVYPMAATFAESVEQLTRNTQLLRLFRPAEVVPVTSAFREIREMDQAICSMRDTMVLVESRLPTEVVRALATGTLKAEEPEFIRLCELGFSKYRAGAWDEAIAAFSEALVYAPDDRACALLIAHCERLRSDGAAAPPRGPNDSIITRA
- a CDS encoding SLC13 family permease; the encoded protein is MSQDLLIVLLMLGAAILMFALNKPRVDAVALIMMVALPFTGVISVQEALAGFSNPNIVLIAAMFVIGEALARTGVARGIGDWLANRGGHSAWRLLVLLMLSVGFLGSVMSSTGVVAIFIPVVLRIASRRRIPASQLMMPMAYAALISGMMTLVATSPNLVINYELVRTGEEGFNFFSFTPFGLPILLMATLYMLVTQRWLRPKTSEAPTARMRPKLMQWVERYRLADREYRVRVRPDSPLLGRTLGELDLPAKIGVRIILIERGLGRARQLLPRTPQTALQAHDILLIDVDLEEKHIDVTEFCERYGVELLPRTGRYFVDRSQDIGMVEIMIADESRFAGKTIAEAEVMVRSELTVVGMRRGPEAHAPHGLRAETLKIGDTLLLVGPWKTIRRLQEDTRDLIVLNLPKEFDEYLPAAKRAPYAVLTLVVVVTLMATGLVPNVQAALIGCLMMGLFRCIDLDKAYRSIQLRSIVMIVGMMPFALALDRTGGVDIAANALVAWIGDAGPHVVLGVLFAITVLLGLFIVNTANAVLMIPVALAVAEALGASPYPFAMIIALAASSAFMTPISPINTLVATAGNYTFADFIRIGLPLTLLVMIMSVLLVPWLLPLS
- a CDS encoding Uma2 family endonuclease; this translates as MSSQARYRQPDPEPTHDGIIHFSGVSWDDYERLLVMRGDHSAPRIAYLEGEVEIMSPSQTHEGIKSVIGRLVETYCLERDIVFSTYGSWTLKDKARNRGAEPDECYVFGTEAAERPHLAIEVVWTHGRIDKLEIYRQLGVAEVWYWRKGVIQPYCLRGERYEPVNESQVLPGLDLALLMRFIEEPTTSQAIRGYRDALRVEEGR